CGATTTATAAAGTTTGGTGGGAACAATTAAATATTGAGAAAAAAGCCTTTATTAATTCACTTTATCTGCTTGTGTATACACTATTGAATGAACTTCATGAATATCGATATGCTCCTGTAAAAGTTATGGTGCAAAATTCAAAAGTGTTTATTGAAAATATTCTTATGAACAAGCTGGACTTGATTTTTGGCGATAGGATTCAGCTAGTAGCAAGTTTTCGCGACGAGCCAGAAATTTTGATTACGGATGTTTATTTGCCTGGTACACCAGAACAAACCAAAACCATCTTTGCTACGTCGTTTTCAGATTTTGCAGATATCAATAATGCGGTCAATGAAATCAAAAAGGCAACGCTTAAAAATTTCGAACAACGGGAAATTGTCAAACACTTGGAAGGGATTCACCAACAATCATATGGAGAACGTAGCGTCATGTAGCTTAGCTTGGACAAAGCGTGATAATAAATGCCAAGTTTCAGAATTGTATGGTTCGGCGAAATAAAAGAAGTTTTGATTTGGGATGCTTCCTTCATAAGCGTCAGAAATCACAATGTCAGCTTGCTGAATATCACTTGTAAATTGAATAACAGCTGTGCCGAAAATAGTTAACAAGCTATTTTTTATTTCTTCAACAGTATAAAAATTTTTTGAATATTGACAGAAAATAACCAATGGCGTTATTTTCCTAGAATGATCAATAACATAATAGAGCAAGTTAACCATGTGTGTGATAAAACCTGCTGCCACATTTTTTTTTATATAGGGGTCTTTTTTAAAAAAATCGCGTACGAGTTTAGTTAGTTCCTTTTCAATATTGGTAAAGTTATGTTCATCTGTATTTAAAAAAGATAAACGTTCTGGCGTTTCTAAAAACGGCTTATAGTCATTTCCAATATATTCGATATAAAGTAGAGCAGACATTACAAGATAAAAGGCAATAAGATAGTTCTCTTGACTCATGGCCAGATTGTAATTTGAGTTTACTAAGCTTAATAAATGCTGGCAACTTTTTGTCAAAGGTAGCTGAGAATCGAGAAACCTTTGGGCAGTTTTCCTCTTTATTTCCTTCGTATCAATATCAGCGATAAAAAATCTAGCAAGAAAACCAAAAAATTTTTGCTCACTATTTATTTCGTCAGCTGTCAGTGTACCATTTAAATCTATCGTAAATAATGTAGGATTTTCTGCATCTAGAATCTCTAAATAAGACATGAGCTCTTTATCAAGACTCACTTTTTTTTGTAGGTACAGAGTTCTCCAGTACGTTATATTTTGGAAATAGCCTAATCTAGCCAATTGCGAAGGGGCTAAAGTTGTGTTGATTGGGATCGGCAACGTACTAAAATAGTCCGGAGATTTAGCAAAGGGCCAAGTAATCCCTCGTAAGGAATTCCAATAAGAATAGAAGAGGAAAAAGCGAATATTCTCTTCTGTACCAGATAAATTACTATCTTTTTTTGAGCTATTGCTAAAAGCAAATTTAAGATTAAAGTACGCTAGTTTAGTATTTAATTGTTTTAAACTTCTGTAAGTATAAGACGGGCTTAAATTAATATGTTGGGCAAGAGCTTCCAAAGAAGAATGCTTTTTCTGTGTAGCAGCTACAAGAATCAAATACTCAGGAGCAAGATTAATGTAACTAAACCCTAACGTATCAATAACATAAGCGGTATTTAAATCATCTGGTAGTGAGATGAAAAAAGTTGTCAGCTTTTGTTCAATGTTAATTGGTGTTTCTGGAAACACATGAAGTAAATCTTGATTTATTTGTTGGATATAACGATAGAAATTACTTTTAGAGTCATTACTACCAGCTATAAGAGTTTGAATGCTGATGCCGTTTTGACTTAGTAATATTTTTTTGAATAATTCAAATTTTTTTGCGTCATTTCTTTTCATAAATGTATTTCTCATAGTGGTCTGCATCCTTTTGATTCAAAATCTATCATTTCATTTTATAGTGAAAAATATACCATAAAAAAGAAAAAATGTTAAAAAAAAACTGTTGGAAAAGAAAAAATTTCAGAAATAACCTAAAAAACAGGAGGATTTGTAAATCAAATCCCAAAATAGTATATATAATTAAATTGAATTGAAATTTAAAATATATATATATATTTATTTTAAGAAAGAAAGGAAAATAGTATGTATAACATAGGTATCGTACCAGAAAACAATCAAATAGGAGATACATATTCAAAAGAATTAAATAAACTAACCTATCAATTACATTCATTATCAAGCGATGACATTATCAATGAGGCACCTAAAATGGATGCGTTAATTATTGAAGAAACGGCAACACACGGCTTAAAGAATACGTGTGAATTAATTTTAGAACTTAGAAGAGATTTTGATGTGTTGATCTGGATTGTTTCTAAAAATCTGACGAAGACAAGTAAAATTATTTATTTACAATTAGGAGCAGATGGTGTCGTTGATAAAGACTGCGATCAAGAAGAATCCATCTTACAACTTTCAAATATATTGAATCGAGTTAAAAAGATACCTAATTCACAAAAAAAAGAAATAAGCTATCAGAAAGAAGCACAGGTTACAAGTAACTTAGAACTGATTCCTAATAATTTGAGTGTCTTGGTTGAAGAAAAAGAAGTTAGTTTGACACGCTTAGAGTTTCAAACAATTTCCTATTTATTTGATAACCTTGGGACCGCTGTAACGTATGAAGAGATTTATACAAATGTTTGGAAAGAGGAGTTTGAAGATAGCGATTCAGGGAATAAGCAATATCGTGTTAGTAACTTAATATTCCACTTACGTAAAAAATTGGAGGAAAACCCAACTCAACCTAAATATATTAAAACTGTCCGTTCTAAAGGTTATATGATCGTTGCGTAAAAATCCCCTAAATAGCCTGTGGTCATGGCGATTCAATGTATGAAGACAGCATAATTGAATGACGGTGGCTATCGTTTTGATAAGAAGCAGATTTCTTTTTTTAAACTGATAATTTGGGTAACAACGTACGTTATGATAAGTAGCTGGGAAATTGAAGTAATAAAAAACCAGCTAATCAGTTAAGAAAAATAGAAATCAACACCTTTGACCAAAGGATTAAAAAATTAAGGAAGGAGGGAAACATCGAAAAGTAAAATAACACTTGATCGACTATTTCTTGGTTTCTCTTTTTCAAACTAAAACTGGAATAACTACTCAATTGAGGCGTTATTCCAGTTTATGCAAGGAAAGTTGAAATAAATCTGCATTTTTTTAAAATGCATAAAGAATAATGAAAGAAAGGAGGAGAAAATGAAAAAAAGAAAAATTCAACTACCCATTATTTTACTTTTATCATTCTTTTTTATAGTTGGAGCGGTTTTATGGGGAAATCAGGTTTCAGCAGCATTACCAAGTGATGTAGCAAATGCTAATTTTGACTGGCGCAAGCTTGATAAAGATGCACAAGGCAACGACAACATTGATTTATCAACCTTTACAAAAGTCGATAAGAATACACCTGTCAAATTGACAGGAGGAGCTTTTGAAAAAAGCCGCAGACGCTACTATCTGTTTTTCGGTCATGTTGGGGCTGGCTCTAATCCGGTTAAATACGATCTTGACACGAAAAGTTTCAACGTAGCCGGCAATATGTTGGCAACCTTGGGACCAAGTCAAGAATTACCTATTTTGGGTCCTGTAATGATCGGTGTGAAAGAAGAAGCGGGTACTGGTAAACAGCAGGTTTTTGGCTATGATTACAATTATGCGAATAACTCTGTTGGTAGTAGTGGGAGCAACTTTGACATCGGGGATGCACAGTACAATGCGTTGTCTAGTTCATGGCAAGTGACCAGAAGTGGTTACACATCAAACTCCATGATAAGTAATCAAAGAAGAGATAATTATATTTTAGAGCAATACGTGAAAGCAAATGAAATCGTCTCTTATGGCTACTACGGACGTGGTACTGGTGATAATGGGTCCACAGATATGAAATATCTGCCTGTCAGAGTTCATGGTTATGTCGATAACTTTGAAGAAGGACGAATTCGCTATGATGTCAGTTTTTATAATGATAGTGGGGTCACTACAAATTATGCAATGACACATGGCTCTCATATGGACGTTGGTGGGAATCATACAAGCTCCAGATTATACTCTAATAACCAATTTGGTCTTTACTTTGATGAACCGACATCAACACTTGCGGATAAAATAGCAGCACGTATCTACTTTTATACCACTTTAGGATATGGGACGAATCCTGGACCAAATGATTTTAAAGTTGGGGATTTATATGATAGTAGCTTGACGCTCTATAGAATAAGTAATTGGAATGCTATCCACATGAGTAAGTGGGGCGAGTGGGGAACTGGAACCACGTTTTACCCAACGGCTATAACGGGAAAGAACAATGCGTATGAAGCATGGGATCCAGTGATGCCACAAGGCTACTATTATAACTTAAAACATCCTGTGTTTGCCTTAAGATGGCCAGTGCTAACAGTTATGCCAGGGCAAGTCGGCATGGGCGCATTAGATATGTCTATTGAAGAGCCAGCAGATATTAAGCCATTTACCACAAAAAAATATGAAAATGCAACGGGTGTAAATCCAGCTAAAAATTTAGTCGGTGATATCCTTGATTTTGAAGTTACAGCTTTAAATAAAGGATTATTATCTTCGTGGAACCAAGTCACTTTAGAAGACAATT
The Enterococcus silesiacus DNA segment above includes these coding regions:
- a CDS encoding transcriptional regulator; its protein translation is MYNIGIVPENNQIGDTYSKELNKLTYQLHSLSSDDIINEAPKMDALIIEETATHGLKNTCELILELRRDFDVLIWIVSKNLTKTSKIIYLQLGADGVVDKDCDQEESILQLSNILNRVKKIPNSQKKEISYQKEAQVTSNLELIPNNLSVLVEEKEVSLTRLEFQTISYLFDNLGTAVTYEEIYTNVWKEEFEDSDSGNKQYRVSNLIFHLRKKLEENPTQPKYIKTVRSKGYMIVA